The Mucilaginibacter gracilis genomic interval CGCAAGTCCCAAAAAGATTAACTAATGGAGGTTATCAATACGAAGCTATCGATATAAATGCTAGAAGTAAGCAAGTCAGAATATTTAATAAAGCAGCAAAAAATGTAAATTCTTACTTAATTAGTAAGCAAAATACCAATGAAAAAAATTTATTTATTACTTCTGATTTCAAGAATTTCCGACAGATTTCCAAAATAAATCCAGAAAAAAAATTTAACTGGTTCGATGCGAAACTTATTCCTTTTACAAGGACTGACAATAAAAAGGCGTTAGGTATACTTTACAAGCCTCAAAATTTTTCTGAATCAAAAAAGTACCCGGTTATTTTTTACTCTTATCAGCAAGAAAGCCCATCGCTAAATAATTATATTTCGCCTGCGCTATGCAATTCAATAGTTAACATTCCCTATTATGTTAGCAATGGTTACTTAGTTTATGTTTATGACATAAATGTTAGATACGATCAGGGAAATGCAGCTGAGTCAGCGATGAGGTGTTTAACCGGGGCTGCAAATGAGATTGTTAAACTGCCATTTGTCGATAGCACTAAGATGGCTTTTGAAGGGTATAGCTGGAGTGGGTTTTTGAGCAATTATTTTGTGACGCACACAAATAGGTTTACAGCTGCTGCATCAGGAGGAGGATTTTCGGATATGTTTGAAGGATTTGGAGCCGTTACTAAAGAATCAGCTCATGTTGCTACTAGTATTATCGCTTATGATGACCTCGGCTCGCCTTTTGCCAATCTGCAAAATTTTATTAAGAATTCGCCTAAGCTGTATGCTGACAAGGTTACAACCCCATTGCTAATCTTGCATAACCAAGGAGATGCACGTGTGAACTTTACTCAGGATCTGGGTTTTTTTAACGTGTTGAGCGATCTTGGTAAAAAAGTTTGGTTATTATCTTATGACGGGGAGGGGCATGGTATTTTTAATAGCATAGATAACCAAATTGATTATACAATTCGCTTAAAACAATTCTTTGATTATTATTTAAAAAATGCGCCCGCTCCTAAATGGATGGTAGAAGGAGTTCCTGCTAATATGAAACAAATTCATGATGGATTGGGATTAGAACCGGTTGGAGTCAAACCGCGTTGAATACTCAAAAATCCAATTGTATGGCTCAACCCATTGTAATCTGTAAATTCTAATACGGTAACATCTAAGTTAAATATACTTTTCTGAACAAATGAAAATCAAAGCAATAATTACACTGCTTCTTGCGCTAGCTTTATCTTATCCGTTAAATGGAAAAGCTCAAAATTGGAAGGTGCAACCTGTTTCTATTCAAAGCAGCTGGGCAAAAGATGTATGGCCAACGAATGCACTGAAAGAATATCCACGTCCGCTATTGGTTCGCGAGACCTGGGCAAACCTGAATGGTTTATGGGATTATGCGATAACCGCGAAGGATGCTGCGAAGCCCAATGGTTTTGACGGACAGATATTAGTACCATACCCACTGGAATCCGCTTTGTCAGGCGTAAAAAAATCCTTGCAACCCAACCAGAACCTCTGGTACAAACGCAGTTTTGAAAAACCTATTTTAAAAACCGGTGAAAAGGTAAAATTGAATTTCGGCGCGGTTGATTATGAAGCAACGGTATTTGTCAATGGTACGGAGGTCGGTAAGCATGCTGGTGGTTATACAGAGTTTTCGTTTGACATTACTACAGCACTGAAAGATGGTGCGAACGAGGTCGTGGTAAAAGTGTTTGATCCAACCGACCAGGGCATAGGCCAACATGGTAAACAAGTGCTGAATCCTGCAAATATTTACTATACCCCTTCTTCTGGTATTTGGCAGACGGTGTGGCTGGAAACAGTTTCAACTAACGCAGTAAGCAGTTTAGTGATGACGCCTGATATCGACAAAGGATTGCTCAACCTTGAAGTGAATCAGGACGATAAAATAGGTACCCAGGTCGAGGCGACAGCATACGATAAAGGCAAAAAAGTTGCTGATTGGCATAATGGTCATATTTCAATTCCGAATGCTCATTTGTGGTCGCCTTCAGACCCATTTTTGTATGATTTGATCGTACGGGTAAAAAAGAATGGCAAAGTAGTCGATGAAGTAAAGAGTTACTTTGGTATGCGCAAGATCAGTATCGGCAAGGATGAAAAAGGCATTGACCGGATCATGCTGAACAATAAGCCCTACTATAACCTGGGAACACTTGATCAGGGCTTCTGGCCGGAAGGTTTATATACTGCGCCTACAGATGAAGCTTTAGCGTTTGATATCAAAGCGATCAAAGCGATGGGTTTTAATACGATCAGAAAACACATCAAAGTAGAACCGGCACGTTGGTATTACTGGGCGGATAAACTGGGGATGCTGATATGGCAGGACATGGTAAACCCGAACCAAGGGCTGCCGCCGGGTGCAAAAGAAGCCTTTGAAAAAGGATGTAAAGAGGAGCTGACCCAGCTGCATAATTACCCTTGTATTACAACCTGGGTATTGTTCAACGAAAAATGGGGGCAGTATGACCAGAAACGTTTAACTGACTGGGTCAAGCAAACCGACCCAAGCAGGATTTTAAATGGCCATAGCGGCGAGCTGCTTTATGTCAACGAACAATTAAGGAGCCCTAGCCCTGATGCTTACGTAGATGCGGATATGACCGACGTGCACGCTTACCCGGACCCAATGATGAGTATCAAACAACCCGGTAAGGCTCAGGTATGCGGTGAGTTTGGTGGTATCGGTGTTTTCATCCCCGATCACCAGTGGTTGACCGGCAGTGCCTGGGGTTACATCCAGGAAAAGCCTGCTGCATTAAAATCTAAATATACTATTATGCAGCAGCACCTGCAATTATTCGAGCAGGAAGGGCTATCGGGAAGTATCTATACCCAGCCCTTTGATGTAGAAGGTGAGCAGAACGGGCTGATGACCTACGACCGCGAAGTGGTCAAAATACCTTTTGCAGAGTTAAGGAGAATCCACAGTAAGCTGAACCCGGATGTTAATTCACCTAACTGGATGGCAAACTTGGGTGACGTTACCGCACAGGATGCCGACCTGACCGAGCCGGGTATTAAATATAGCGCCATGCTGGATGATTATATCAATGGCAATCATGATGCGGCTTTCCTTAAGAAAATGGCAATGATGGCGATACAGGCAGGTGATAAACCAGGTGCCGCGCTGGCCAGTAATGCTTACATAGCAGGTTTGAAACAGCCAATGAGTGAGGAAGATATCCAGCAAGTCAGCCAATTTACTAAGAGTACCAAAGATCCAGGCTTTACGATGATGAACGCGGACCCTGTAGGATTTAAAAAAGTTATGGGTGACCGGGAATACGCGGTTGCGATGATGAACATGATTTATAAAGGAGAAATAGAACCTTTCTTGAATTCAAGCACTAACCCTGATTGGAACGCGCTGGAAGTTAAGATCAAATCATACGGCGAGCCGGGAGAAGAAATGTTCCTGCGTGCGAAAACTATCGCCTGCTACAATAAGCAGGATTGGTCAAATTATGTCTCATCGGCTAATCAGTACCTAACTAAATATGGTAAAAATATCAGTGAGCAAGAACGGACGACTTTTCAGCAGGCTATTGACCAACACAAATCGAATTAAAGATAATAAATCACTAATCAGACATCTTAAACCTAAATTATGAAACGTATCCATTTCTTAGCAATCCTGTGCAGCTTGTTCATTCATTCTGCAATATTCGCGCAAACCAAAACCGTTGACTTTAGCGGTAACTGGACTTTAAGCACTGATAAAAGTTCTTTTGGCAGCTTACCTGCGGTAGTTGCCGTTCAACAAGTGAATATTACCCAAACCAGCGATAAACTTACTATTGTGAGTATTAATGGTGAGAATAAAAACACTTATATCAACACACTGGATACCCAGCCTGCTAACATGATTACCGGTGCGGGCGCAAAGATCACTTCCACTATTCAACCCAATGGAGAAAAAAGTTTAAAACGAATGCTGAAAGTCAGCGTCCCTAACGAATATGACAAACTACAATATACAAGAGATGAGCAATGGGAACTGAGTGCGGATAACAAAACCCTCACTATGGCGGTAACCGTTACACCTGACGGTGGTGGTGATCCCTATAGTTTTATCGCGGTGTATAGTAAACAATGATTCAGGAATTGC includes:
- a CDS encoding glycoside hydrolase family 2 protein, which translates into the protein MKIKAIITLLLALALSYPLNGKAQNWKVQPVSIQSSWAKDVWPTNALKEYPRPLLVRETWANLNGLWDYAITAKDAAKPNGFDGQILVPYPLESALSGVKKSLQPNQNLWYKRSFEKPILKTGEKVKLNFGAVDYEATVFVNGTEVGKHAGGYTEFSFDITTALKDGANEVVVKVFDPTDQGIGQHGKQVLNPANIYYTPSSGIWQTVWLETVSTNAVSSLVMTPDIDKGLLNLEVNQDDKIGTQVEATAYDKGKKVADWHNGHISIPNAHLWSPSDPFLYDLIVRVKKNGKVVDEVKSYFGMRKISIGKDEKGIDRIMLNNKPYYNLGTLDQGFWPEGLYTAPTDEALAFDIKAIKAMGFNTIRKHIKVEPARWYYWADKLGMLIWQDMVNPNQGLPPGAKEAFEKGCKEELTQLHNYPCITTWVLFNEKWGQYDQKRLTDWVKQTDPSRILNGHSGELLYVNEQLRSPSPDAYVDADMTDVHAYPDPMMSIKQPGKAQVCGEFGGIGVFIPDHQWLTGSAWGYIQEKPAALKSKYTIMQQHLQLFEQEGLSGSIYTQPFDVEGEQNGLMTYDREVVKIPFAELRRIHSKLNPDVNSPNWMANLGDVTAQDADLTEPGIKYSAMLDDYINGNHDAAFLKKMAMMAIQAGDKPGAALASNAYIAGLKQPMSEEDIQQVSQFTKSTKDPGFTMMNADPVGFKKVMGDREYAVAMMNMIYKGEIEPFLNSSTNPDWNALEVKIKSYGEPGEEMFLRAKTIACYNKQDWSNYVSSANQYLTKYGKNISEQERTTFQQAIDQHKSN